The genomic region CCGCGTTAGCTTTGTTAAAAATAATTAGAAAAATAAAAGTACGCGTTTGCCCTGTCATTTATCTCCCATCAATTCCCATCAGGGATTAAATCAAGCTCTATTCCCTTGTTTAAAAAATTTGGCTATTTTTAAATTTTAGAACTAAATAAAACTACAAAACACAACAAGCATGGCCAAAATTATAAAATGGGGCATATTAGGATTAGGAAATATCGCACATAAATTCGCTTCAGATTTATTATTAGACGATGGTAGCTCTTTAGAAGCTGTTGCATCTCGAGACCCCCATAATGCTGGGAATTTTGCGCTACAATATCAATCAGCAAAAGCCTATTCCTCATATCAAGACTTGGCCGATGATTCCGAAGTAGATATTATATATATCGCTACTCCTCATACTTTCCACTATGAGAATACCATGATGTGCTTAAAGGCGGGGAAATCGGTTTTATGTGAAAAAGCATTTGGCATGAACTCCAAAGAAGTAGAAAACATGATAACTGAAGCCAAAAAAAGAAACTTATTCTTGATGGAGGCGCTATGGACTCGTTTTATTCCAGCTACTGAAAAGCTTCTGGAACTTGTTGACCAAAACACCTTAGGAGAAATCAAACATATTAGAGCCGATTTTGGATTTATTGCAGACAAAAACCCAAACAGAAGACTCTTCAATAAAAAACTTGGAGGGGGCTCCTTATTAGATGTGGGTATCTACCCTGTATATCTCAGTTTGTTACTTTTGGGCCTCCCCAAAGAAATAATAGCAAAAGCACAGATGACCAAGTCACAAGTAGATTCTTATTGTGCTATGCTTTTTGACTACCCAAATGGTGAAAAGGCCATTTTAGAATCTAGTATTGAATCCGCCACCCCTGTGGAAGCATATATTTATGGAACTAAGGGGAGCATAAAAATGCATAAGAATTTTCATCATAGCAAAAAGCTCTCCATAAAACTAAACGGCCAAAAAAACGAAACTATTCAAATAGATTATATTGGCCATGGATATTACCACGAAATCAGGGAAGTGATATCCTGTTTGAGGAATTATAAAACAGAAAGTTCCAAAATGCCACATCAGATGAGTTTAGATCTTATTAAAACTTTAGATAGAATTCGGTCTCAAATTGGATTGACTTATGGTGAATAAAAAATGAGTTTAAAAACAAGAACGGGCGAAAGAAAACCTCCACCCGTTCACAACTCAAATTATTCTAACACATAAAAAAAACCATCTATTTAATGAGGAGTCTTTTATTTTCAATAATTCTTAAACCATCGGTAATTTGTATCATATAAATTCCAGAGGATAATTCAGAAATATCGAGTGTTTGTTTTTCACTTGTCAATACTGAATGCAATACAGTTTGTCCCATTGCATTAATTATATTTAAATGAGTCATCTTTTCACTCATTCCTTTTATTGTTATACTTTCCCAGGCTGGATTTGGATAAACAAAAATGTTATTGGATAACACATCAGAAATTCCAACTGTTGAATGAAGGTTTGCTGTTAAAGTTAAATCTTGGGATGGCATGATAATGATTGTGTTTACATCTTCCGAAACCACATCTCCCATTTCATTGGTCCAGTTATCAAAGGCAAAATAACCTGTTACTTCAGCGGTAATATTTACTTCTTCTCCAGCTTCATAAGAGCCAGCCCCAGTTACTTCCCCTGCATTTTCAGGATCCATTTCTAATATCAAAGTATAATAAACTATATCCACAGAGAAATTTGCAATTAGGGAATAATCATTTGCTGGCATGATAATACTTGTTGTTGCCTCAGAAGACACAAGAGTTCCATCCTCTCTAGTCCAGTTTACAAAAGAATAACCCTCATTTGCTGTGGCAGAAATCTCTACACTTAATCCCTCTTCATAAACACCACTCCCTGTTACTTCACCAGCTTCTTGCGGTTCAACACTTAGGTTTAAGGTATATTCAGGATTAGAACTGGCATTAAAATCTAGAATAAATGACACATCATTTCCATCGGGATTAATAGCCGCTCCAATAAACACATTACCATCAGGGGTTACATCATTAACGCTATAGAAAGTCCAAGCTTGTGCATTTTCCATTCCTCGTGCCTCTGCATAATCGTTGAAAGTTCCCATGCTTCCTTCAGGGCTTCTATAAAATGCTCTTCTAACTGGAGGAGGGAATACACCAGTAAAACCAAATGCACTGCCGTCTTCCATTACAATAGTTGGATAGTCATCATAAGAACCAAAAGTTTCATATCCACTCGCTTCACTCCAAGAAAAAGCACTTTCATCGGCTTTCCCTACTACAATGTTTCCTTCAGCAGATGCAGCCATTACTTCACCAGATTCTTCACCATTGATTAGTGTATAAGTATCATTAGACCAAATCACTGGCATCCAATAACCAAATTCATGACTGGTCCAACCAAAAATAACTTCTCCATTTCTACTTATTCCTGAAGCACGTGAATCTAAAGGCAAATCGTCTCCAATATTTTCATATCCACCATCCTCAGTCCATTTAAAAGCGGTAGCTGACCAACCATCAAATAATTGTAGTCCAACTAAAGTTGAACCATCATCACTTTGTCCCCAAACACTATTATAATCTTCTGATGTTAAGTTTGGATATTCTGGGTTAATTCCGAGGAAAGTCCATTCTTGATCATCTAGACTATAATATCCACCTGTAACTGCGGTTCCTTGTGGAAAATCAGTATTGAGAAAATCACCAGCAACTTTTCCATTAGCGGCCATTTTAGTTCCTTTACCTTCGAAAGCAGTCACTCCTTCTTGCGCATTCCAATAAAAGCTTTGTTCACCGGATCCAAATGTTTGAATGATGACATGTTTCCCAGTAGCATCAATTCCTGACGGAAAAAGATATTCACCTATCATTTCGGTAAGCACCACATTCCCGTCTTTATATTGTTTAGTTTTGAATTCATCTGCCGATTTCTGAGAACTCCACTCCTTATTATTACATGTTTTCACATCTTCACAAGATTGTTTTTGCTGTGCTGATAATTGAAAACTAGATGCCATAATAATAAGGAAGGTCATTCCTAATACGGTCATTAAATTAGTAACTCTATTTTTCATAAGATTTGACATTTAATTTATTAAATACTTTTTTTAATTTGTTGTGATTTCTTTTCTTGATCTTTTTCTATAGCGAGCAAAAGCTTTTTCAAAACTCTATTTTCCAATTCTTTCCTATCTAAAAATTCATTGATGTTTGGATTTTCATTGGACTCCCTATTACTCATTGTTTTATTACTTTCCATAAAGCTGAAAAAATTGATTGCGCAATATTAGATAAGTTGAGGAAGACTGAAAAAGAAAGCGCTAGCACATAGCTACTACGCACAGAAATATCACTACTACATCACTGCTACATAAGGATTTAAATACTGATTTAAAGAATGTTATAAAGAGGTAAGAAATTCTATTAAGCTAATATCAGAATTGGTGATTTGAAGTTTTTTTCTCAATCGGGTGCGGGCCACTTCGACACTTCTCTGGCTTTGGCCGGTGATGGACACTATATCTTTGGTGGTCATGTTTAATCGTAGAAAGGCACAAAGTCTTCGTTCATTGATACTTAAATTTGGACTCACTTCTTGAAGTTTTTCATAGAATTCGTTATAGACTTGTTGATAACGGATTTCGAATTCATTCCATATCGATTCGTCTTGAATATCGTTTAAATCTTTAATGATTTGATGAAGATAGGATTCATTATCCGAATTCATTTTACCGGATAATAATTGAACTATTTGACCTATGAGTTCATTTTTACGAATGATACTCATCACATGAGTAGTTAATTCTTTGTTTCGAATCTCTAACTCTTTTTTAAGATTCTCTTTCTCAAGATTGGAGTTTTTGGCAGTAAGTGCCATATTGTGTTTTTCTAGATTCAACCTTCTCACTCGGTTATTGAGGAAAAAATAGAGGAGGATAAAAACCAATAGTAAGAGCACTAAGATAAATGCTGTGAATAGATAAATGGAATTCAGTCGTTCCTGTTCTATATGGGCAAGCTTTTCTTTCTCCTTAAATTTTATAGTTAATTCAAGACGTGTGAGCTGCTTGAGTGTTTCTGTATTATTAATCACCTCTTTTAACTGATTATGAATTTTGTAATATACTAATGCTGAATCAGGTTTTAACAACTCATCATAATAAAGATAGATATTTTCGGAAAGGGTATTTTGAAGATCGATACTTCCTATCTCTTTTGCCAAGTCCCAGCCTCGATAAAGGTGAAATCTGGCCTTTTCATGATTTTCTTTCCTTTGAAAATAATGAGCCAAACGATTATGCGATGCAGCTTGGCCATACAAATCCCCTAAATTTTCTCTAATCTCTATGGCCTTCTTTATAGGAAGGTAGGCACTATCAGCATTCCCAGAGTCGAGAAACAAACCACCTATATTATTATAGGCTGAAGCTTTAAAATACTGTTCTTCAGTAGAGAATCTAGCCAAACTCAAACCTTTTCTATAATACCACAATGCTGAATCGTAGTCTTGCAAATTTTGGTGGACAATTCCCAAATTATTGAGAATATTGGGCATTTGTAATTTGTATTCTACTTTGTCACTTTCTAAGGATAGTTCTTGAAGAATTTTTAACGCCTTAACAAAGCTCTGCTTGGCCACATCAAAATCCTCCATTTTAATTCTAATGGCTCCAATGTTTGAATAAGCGTAAGCTTTACCAGGTTTATTGTTGTTCTTAATTTGAATATCTAGATATTTATAAAAATAATTGGTAGCCGTTTCGTACATTCCCTGATAGAAATAAGCATTACCAGCATTGAACATGGCATAAGCATTCAATGG from Lentimicrobium sp. L6 harbors:
- a CDS encoding Gfo/Idh/MocA family protein, with the protein product MAKIIKWGILGLGNIAHKFASDLLLDDGSSLEAVASRDPHNAGNFALQYQSAKAYSSYQDLADDSEVDIIYIATPHTFHYENTMMCLKAGKSVLCEKAFGMNSKEVENMITEAKKRNLFLMEALWTRFIPATEKLLELVDQNTLGEIKHIRADFGFIADKNPNRRLFNKKLGGGSLLDVGIYPVYLSLLLLGLPKEIIAKAQMTKSQVDSYCAMLFDYPNGEKAILESSIESATPVEAYIYGTKGSIKMHKNFHHSKKLSIKLNGQKNETIQIDYIGHGYYHEIREVISCLRNYKTESSKMPHQMSLDLIKTLDRIRSQIGLTYGE
- a CDS encoding T9SS type A sorting domain-containing protein gives rise to the protein MKNRVTNLMTVLGMTFLIIMASSFQLSAQQKQSCEDVKTCNNKEWSSQKSADEFKTKQYKDGNVVLTEMIGEYLFPSGIDATGKHVIIQTFGSGEQSFYWNAQEGVTAFEGKGTKMAANGKVAGDFLNTDFPQGTAVTGGYYSLDDQEWTFLGINPEYPNLTSEDYNSVWGQSDDGSTLVGLQLFDGWSATAFKWTEDGGYENIGDDLPLDSRASGISRNGEVIFGWTSHEFGYWMPVIWSNDTYTLINGEESGEVMAASAEGNIVVGKADESAFSWSEASGYETFGSYDDYPTIVMEDGSAFGFTGVFPPPVRRAFYRSPEGSMGTFNDYAEARGMENAQAWTFYSVNDVTPDGNVFIGAAINPDGNDVSFILDFNASSNPEYTLNLSVEPQEAGEVTGSGVYEEGLSVEISATANEGYSFVNWTREDGTLVSSEATTSIIMPANDYSLIANFSVDIVYYTLILEMDPENAGEVTGAGSYEAGEEVNITAEVTGYFAFDNWTNEMGDVVSEDVNTIIIMPSQDLTLTANLHSTVGISDVLSNNIFVYPNPAWESITIKGMSEKMTHLNIINAMGQTVLHSVLTSEKQTLDISELSSGIYMIQITDGLRIIENKRLLIK
- a CDS encoding tetratricopeptide repeat protein — its product is MKLRFTISLFVILLTNVLSANSFQPNKDSILKVYQGSNNDSISVYALVELSRVYSSSDIERCILYAEEAVDVAIHSAKEPLNAYAMFNAGNAYFYQGMYETATNYFYKYLDIQIKNNNKPGKAYAYSNIGAIRIKMEDFDVAKQSFVKALKILQELSLESDKVEYKLQMPNILNNLGIVHQNLQDYDSALWYYRKGLSLARFSTEEQYFKASAYNNIGGLFLDSGNADSAYLPIKKAIEIRENLGDLYGQAASHNRLAHYFQRKENHEKARFHLYRGWDLAKEIGSIDLQNTLSENIYLYYDELLKPDSALVYYKIHNQLKEVINNTETLKQLTRLELTIKFKEKEKLAHIEQERLNSIYLFTAFILVLLLLVFILLYFFLNNRVRRLNLEKHNMALTAKNSNLEKENLKKELEIRNKELTTHVMSIIRKNELIGQIVQLLSGKMNSDNESYLHQIIKDLNDIQDESIWNEFEIRYQQVYNEFYEKLQEVSPNLSINERRLCAFLRLNMTTKDIVSITGQSQRSVEVARTRLRKKLQITNSDISLIEFLTSL